CGCGCAGAACAGCGGCCGGCTGGGCAAGACGCTCCGCCCCGGCCGCAACGACGCCGATGGCGAGAAGGTCCGCATCGTCTCCCTCTGGGACTCCGAGGAGGAGGCGCGGATGGTGGGCGAGCGGATCGAGCAGGCGCAGCGGCGCGGCCACAAGCTTTCGGAAATGGCGATCCTGGTCCGCGCCGGCTTTCAGACCCGTGCCTTCGAGGAGCGGCTGATCACCCTCGGCGTGCCCTATCGCGTCGTTGGCGGCCAGAAATTCTATGAGCGCGCCGAGATCCGCGATGCCATGGCCTATCTGCGGGTGCTGAACCAGCCCGCCGACGACCTGGCCTTCGAGCGCATCGTCAACACGCCCAAGCGCGGGCTGGGCGATACTACCATCCGCGCCATGCATGCCCTGGCGCGGCAGGAAGGCAAGCCGCTGGTCAGCGCTGCCTGGCGGATGATCGAGACCGGCGCCATCCGCGCCAAGCCCAAGGCGGCGCTGCACGACCTGCTGGAAGGCTTCGCGCGCTGGCGGGAGGCGCTGCCTCGCGAGGGGCATGTCGTGGTCGCGGCCACGCTGCTGGACGAATCCGGCTACACGGAGATGTGGAAGCAGGACAAGTCGCCCGAGGCCGCCGGCCGGCTGGAGAACCTGAAGGAGCTGATCCGCGCCCTCGGCGAGTTCGAGACTCTGGCGGGCTTCCTGGAGCATGTCGCCCTCGTCATGGAGAATGACGAGAATGCCGAGGCCGACCGCGTCAGCCTGATGACCCTGCATGCCGCCAAGGGCCTGGAATTCGACACCGTCTTCCTGCCGGGCTGGGAGGAGGGGCTCTTCCCCAACCAGCGGTCGCTGGATGAGGGGGGCGAGAAGTCGCTGGAGGAGGAGCGGCGCCTTGCCTATGTCGGCATCACCCGCGCGCGCAAGCACTGCATCATCAGCCATGCCGCCAACCGGCAGATGTATGGAAGCTGGAGCAGCGCCGTCCCCAGCCGCTTCCTGGATGAGTTGCCGGACGCGCATGTGGAGCGGGAAGGCGGCGCGGGCGCGCACCGGAACCGCATGGCCTCGATGCCTTCCGCCTTTTCCGGCCAGTTCCCGCTGGTTTCCCGCAAGCCACGGGTGATCGAGGCCGGGGGTTGGGAGGTGGCGGAGCGCCCGGCCCGCGCATCGGCCATTCCGGTCGGGCAGCGGGTATTCCACCAGAAATTCGGCTATGGGCGTGTCGTCGCCGCCGAGGACAACAAGCTGGACGTCGAGTTCGAGCATGCGGGCCGCAAGCGGGTGATCGATACCTTCGTGGAAAAAGCTTGATGAACCAGGGCCTGACCAACCGCCGCCATCCGCAGATGCTGGAAACCCTGACCCTGGACGGCCTGCCCGAGCATGCCGTGCCGGCCTTCGAATCGGCCATGCAGACCGTCTGCCTGACGGTCGGCTACTTCAAGGACGACCCCACCGACACCTGGCGGGTGGAGGCGGTGCGCGAGGTCGGCGTGGGGGATGAGGAACTGCTGCCGGCCCTGATGCTGGCCGCCGCCATTTCCGGCATCGAGGCGCCCGAGTTGCAGCGCGCGCCCGTGGAGGCGGAAGGCTGGCTGGCCCGCACGGTCGAGGCTTTCCCGGAACAGGAGATCGGCGGCCGGTTCCTGGTGCGCCCGACGCATGTGCCGGACCGCACCATCTATGGCCGCATCGTGCTGAAACTGGACGCTGGTCTCGCCTTCGGTTCGGGCGAGCATGGTTCGACGCGCGGCTGCCTGATCGGCTTCGAGGGGATGGCTTATCGCCGCCCGCGCCGCATCCTGGATATCGGCACCGGCTCCGGCATCCTGGCCATGGCGGCGGCGAAGCAGTTGAAGCGCCCGGTGCTGGCCACGGATATCGAGCCCTGGAGCGTCCGCATCACCGCCGAGAACGCGAAGATGAACGGGCTGCTGCACCTGGTGCGGGCCAAGCTGGCCGATGGCTGGCGCCACCCGGCCGTGCATGGCGGCCGCTACGACCTCGTTTTCGCAAATATCCTGGCCCGGCCGCTGTGTTCCATGGCCAAGGATCTGGCGGACCATCTGGCACCACGCGGCACCGCCATCCTGGCCGGCCTGCTGGGCACGCAGGTCCGCATGGTGCTGGCCGCGCATCGCCGCGCCGGGCTGGTGCTGGAACGGCGCATCGACCAGGGGGCCTGGTCGGCGCTGGTGCTGCGGAAGCGAGGCTGACCCCCAAAAAGGAGATCGCCCCGCCGCCCGGGGGTAAGGGGCAGCAGGGCGATCAAACCGAAGCGGCGTTGGGGGGAGGGGGAGTAGTGAGGAGCGCCGCCCCGGTAACTGGTCTCTATCCTCTACAACCGTGCCGACACGGCGGGGTTGCGTAACGACCGCCGAAAAATCAGGCGGCGATGCGATGGGTGCGGATGTACACCTCGTTCTCGGCCTTGCGCGCGGCCGGCAGGGTGTAGATCTCCGCGCTCGGCCGCAGCTCCTCCGGCATCTCGAAGACGCGGTGGATATCGCCACGCGACAGGCCGATATCGGCCAGCTCGCGGTCGCTCAGCATGGACAGTTCATCCATCACGCGGCGGCGCCGCGGATACTCGAGGATGGCGCGAAAGGCCTTCCGGAACCATTGGCCGATCTTGGCGTCACGCTCCTTGATGGCTTCATGACGGATGGCTTCGACGGCGGCAGAGTGATTGCTGTGCATGGTAGCTTGGGCGTCCATAATGCTGTGGGGAGGTCCACGAGCCCGGCTTTCCCGCCGCGCCGCCCGCCCCCTTTGCTTGGGCCCTTAGATACCCTTCTGGAACGGATTGAGTAGCGTTCCGCAGGTAGCATAGATATGCGTAAAACGCATTGATAGCTATGGAAACATGTTCTTAACGGGAAGCTCATAAAAATGCCACAGGCGCCGGTTTACAGCCTTCATCTTGCGTTGCTCCGCCAAAGCCTCCCTGGACTGGGCGTGGATGGCGTGCTGGTGCCAAGGAGCGACGAGTTCCTGGGGGAATACGTGCCGCCCAGCTCTGAGCGAATTGCATGGCTGACCGGATTTACCGGGTCTGCTGGCATGGCGGTGGTGCTTCAGGACCGCGCCGCCGTCTTCACCGATGGCCGCTATACCACCCAGGTGGCGGCGCAGACCGACCCGGCGCTGTGGGAACGGCGCCACCTGATCGAGCAGCCGCCGCAGGAATGGCTGGCGGAACACGCGGCGGGCCTGCGCATCGGCTATGACCCGCGCCTGCATCCGCAATCCTTCATCGACAAGATGACCGGCTCGGGCGCCGTGCTGGTGCCACTGGCGGCCAATCCCATCGACGATATCTGGCGGGACCGGCCGGCTCCGCCGCAGGCGCCCGCCGTGCCGCAGCCGCTCGACCTTGCCGGCCAGTCCAGCGAGGAGAAGCGCGCCGCCGCCGCCGCGGCCCTGCGGGCGGCCGGCGAGGACGCGGCCGTTCTGGCCGATGCCCATTCCGTCGCCTGGCTGCTGAATATCCGTGGCGGGGACCTCTCCTACACCCCTCTGGCCCTGGGCAGCGCCATCCTGCATGCCGATGCCTCGGTGGACCTCTTCATGGAGCCCGCCAAGCTCGGGCCCGAAACCCGTGCTTATCTGGGTAACCGCGTCACCATCCATCCGCCGGCCGCGCTGGGCGAGGTGCTGGCTGGCCTGGGTGGCCGCCGCGTGAGGCTGGACCCGGATCTGACGCCGGTCTGGTACGCCGCCACGCTCCAGGAGGCCGGCGCTCACCTGATCCAGGGTGAGGACCCCGTCCGCCTGCCGCGCGCCTGCAAGAACCCGGTGGAGCAGGAGGGGGCCCGCACCGCCCATCGCCGGGACGCGCTGGCCATGGTGCGCTTCCTGGCCTGGTTCAGCGCCGAGGCACCGAAGGGCGGGCTGACCGAGATCTCGGCCGCCGAGCGGCTGCTGGCCTTCCGCGCCGCGCTGCCGCTGTTCCGGGCCGAGAGCTTCCCCGCCATTTCCGGCGCGGGCGAGAATGGCGCCATCATCCATTACCGCGCCGAGCCCGGGACCAACCGGCCCATCCGCGCCGATGAATGCTACCTGATCGACAGCGGTGCTCAGTTCACCGACGGCACCACCGATGTCACCCGCACGCTCTGGACCGGCCCCGGCAGGCCACCGGCGGATCTGGTGGAGCGCTATACCCGCGTGCTGCGAGGGCATGTGGCGCTCTCCACCCTGCGCTTCCCGCAGGGGGCGGCGGGTCCGCATCTGGACGCGGTGGCGCGGCGGCCATTGTGGGATGTGGGGCTGGATTATGACCACGGCACCGGCCATGGCGTCGGCAGCTTCCTTTCCGTGCATGAGGGGCCGGTCGCCTTCAGCCGCGCGGCCAAACCCGTGCCGCTGCGCCCCGGCATGATCCTCTCCAACGAGCCCGGCTTCTACCTGCCAGGCGCCTATGGCATCCGCATCGAGAACCTGCTGCTCACCCGACAGGCCCAGGAGTTTCCCGGCCAAGCCAAGCCCTTCCTGGATTTCGAGACGCTGACGCTGGCGCCATACGAGCGCCGGCTGATTGATGTCGCGCTGCTGACGGCGGAGGAGCGCGCCTGGATCGATGCCTATCACGCCCGCGTGCTGGCGGAAGTCGGCCAAGGGCTGGAAGAGGAGGTGGCGGAATGGCTGGCGCGCGCCTGCGCCCCGCTGTGACCGCGGCGCCGATGCCGGCCCTGGCCGGGCGCCGCCTGCTGCTGGCCTATGGGCTGGCTGGCGAGGCGATGGCCCGGCTGGCGCCCATCGGCTTCGACTACATGGGCAGCCAGCTTTCCTGGCTGCGCGCCAGCGGCGCGGTGGCGGAGGTGGTGGCCCTGCCGACTTCCGCCCCGGTGGAGGAGAATGCGGCGCTGCTGGCTGGCATCCTGCGGGCCGAGCCGGAACCCTTCCTGCTGGTGTCCCATAGCAAAGGAGGGCTGGAAGGGCTGGCGGCGCTGCTGCATCCGGGTGCCGCGGCGCGCTGTGCTGGCTTCCTGGCGATACAGCCACCCTTTCTCGGCTCCCCCCTGGCCGATGTCATTCTGCGCCATCGCCCCGCGCATGGCGCGGCGCGGAAACTGGCACGGCTCCTGGGAGCGGGTAGCGGCGCGGGGCTGGTGGACCTGACCACCGGCGCCCGTATCGCCTGGATGGAGCGCCATGCCGAGGCCATTGCCACCCTGACCGCCAGCCTGCCGGTACTGAGCATTGGCAGCGAGGTGCGGCGGGAGACGGCGCGGGGCCGCGACCGGCTCTACCTGCCGTTGGCGGGCTGGATGGGGCGGCGTGCCGGGCCGAATGACGGGCTGGTGCCGGTTTCCTCCACCCGGTTGCCGGGGGCGCGGCACTGGGTGCTGCAAGGTAGCCACCGCGCGCTGGTCTGCTCCGGCCCCGGGAGGGACCCTGTCGGCATGCTCCGGCGCGCGCTGGAGGCGTTGATCAGTCCAGCAACGCCATCTGCCGCCATTCCGCTTCCGTCAGCGTCCTGACGCCCAGTTCCGCCGCCTTCTTGGCCTTGGAGCCGGCATCGGCGCCGACCACCACGAAATCGGTCTTCTTCGAGACGCTCTTCGTCACCTTGGCGCCCAGGCGGTCGGCGATGGCTTCCGCCTCGTCGCGCGAGCTTTGCTCGAGCGTGCCGGTGAAGACCACCACCTTGCCGGCGAAGGGGCTGTCGCTGCCGCCGATGCTTTCGGCATCCTGCGGCGTCACCTGGCTGGCGAGGTCATCCAACGCCGCCCGGTTCCGGGCTTCCGCGAAGAATTCCGCCAGTTCTGTCGCGATGGCCGGGCCGATGCCCTGGATGGAGCCCAGCTCCTCCCGCGCCTCGGAGCCGATGGTGGTGGCAGCCAGCATCCTGGCGCGCCAGTTGGCAAAGCTGTGGTAGTGGCGCGCCAGCAGCTTGGCGTTCTGCGCGCCGATGCGCCGGATGCCGAGGGCGAAGATGAAGCGCTCCAGCGGCGGGTTGCGGCGGGCCTCGATGGCGGCCAGCAGGTTGTCCAGCTTCTTGGAGCTTTTGCCACCCTTGCCCCAGCCTTCCCATTGCCGGACCGTGGCGGCGTGTTCGTGAAGCCTGAAGATATCGGCAGGGCTTTTCACCAGACCTGCATCATGCAGGGCGATGATGTTTTCCTCGCCCAGCCCCTCGATATCCAGCGCGTTGCGGCTGACAAAGTGCTTCAGCCGCTCCACCGTCTGCGCCGGGCAGATCAGCCCGCCGGTGCAGCGACGCACCACCTCGCCCTCCGGCCGCACGGCATGGCTGCCGCAGGCGGGGCAGGTGGTCGGGAACTCGAAAGGCTTGCTGTCCTCCGGCCGTTTCTCCAGCACGACGCTGACGATCTGCGGAATCACATCGCCCGCACGTTGCAGCACCACGGTATCGCCGATGCGCACATCCTTGCGGGCGATCTCGTCCTCATTGTGCAGGGTCGCGTGCTGCACCATCACGCCGCCCACATTCACCGGCTGCATCACCGCGCGCGGCGTCAGCGCGCCGGTGCGGCCCACCTGGATGTCGATACGCAGCAGTTCCGTGGTGGCGCGTTCCGCCGGAAACTTCCAGGCGATGGCCCAGCGCGGCGTGCGGCCGACGAAGCCCAGCCTCGTCTGCCAGTCCAGCCGGTCCAGCTTGTAGACGACGCCGTCGATGTCGTAGTCGAGCCCCGCGCGTTTCTCCGCCAGCTCCCCCTGGAAGTCTTCCGCCGCATTCTCATCCGGCAGGCGGCGGGAGAGGGGGTTCACGTCGAAGCCCCAGCGTTCCAGTTGTTGCAGGTAATCCCAATGGGTTTCCGCGACCGGCGTGCTGGAGGCGCCCTGGGCATAGGCGAAGAGCTTCAGCGGCCGCCGCGCCGTCACCTCCGGGTCCAACTGCCGCAGGGAGCCGGCGGCGGCGTTGCGCGGATTGGCGGGGATGCGGATCTCCGGCCCCACCTTCTCGCCGCGCTCGCGCCGCTGCTCGCGCTCCTCGGCCAGGCGGGTCTGCTCGGCATGGAAGGCCAGGAAATCCGCCTTGGTCATGAAGACCTCGCCACGGATCTCGATCTGCTCAGGGAAGGGGGCGGGAAGCTGGCGCGGCAGGTCCGGCAGCGTCTCCAGGTTGCGGGTGATATCCTCGCCCACCGTGCCGTCGCCGCGCGTCGCGCCGCGCACGAAGACGCCCTTCTCATAGGTCAGGTTGACCGAGAGCCCGTCGATCTTCGGCTCGGCCACGAAGCGCAGCACCTCCTCCTCGCTCAGCTTCAGGAAGCGGCGGATGCTCCGGGTGAATTCCTCGAAGTCGGCGACGGCGAAAGCATTGTCCAGGCTCAGCATCGGTGTGCCGTGCCGGGACTTGGCGAAGCCGGCGGCGGGCGCCGCGCCGGGCGTGGCCTCACTCGGGCTGTCGGCACGCTTCAGATGCGGGAACAGCGCCTCGATCGCCGTGTTGCGGCGGCGCAGCGCGTCGTATTCGGCGTCGGTGATCTCCGGCGCGTCATTCTGGTGGTAGGCGATATCCGCCTGCGCGATCTCCTCCGCCAGGGCCGCCAGTTCGGCGGCGGCTTCCTCTTCCGTGAGTTGCTCGGGCAGGGTGTCGCGGCGGGTCATGCCGCTTGCTAACGCGGCTTAGACCGCGCCGTCCAGCAGGCTATCGGCCGCCGCGCGCGCCGCCGCCGTCACCGTCTCGCCAGCCAGCATGCGGGCCAGTTCCTCGCGCCGGGTAGTGGCATCCAGCACCTCCACCCGCGTCTCCGCCCGGTCGGCGCGGATGCCCTTGGAGACGCGCAGATGCCGCGCGCCACGGGCCGCCACCTGCGGGCTATGCGTCACCACCAGCACCTGAAGCCGCTCCGCCACGCGGGCCAGCCGCTCCCCAACCGCTGCTGCCGTGGCGCCACCGACGCCGCTATCCACCTCGTCGAAGACCAGCGTGGGCACGGGCGAGCCGCGCGCCAGCACCACCTTCAGCGCCAGCATCAGCCGCGACAACTCGCCGCCGGAGGCGATCTTCTCCAACTGCCCCGGCTTCTGACCGGGATTGGTGGTGACGAGGAAGATGATGCGGTCCAGGCCGTCGCTGGCCCAGCCACGCTCATCCCGCCGCTCGATGGAAATATGCAGCCGCGCCCGCTCCAGCTTCAGCGGCTTCAGCTCGCGCGCCACGGCCTCTTCCAGCCTGCCGGCGGTGGCGCGGCGGGAGGCGGAGAGGGCCTGCGCCACTTCGAGGTAGCGCGCCCTGGCGGCGGTGGCGGCGGCTTCCAGTGCCGTGGCGCGCTCCGCTCCCGCATCCAGGGCGGAAAGGCGGGCCTTCAGCTCCCGCAGCAGCGTTGGCAGCTCGACGACGGGCACCGCATGCTTCCGGGCGGCGGCACGGAGGGCGAAAAGGCGCTCCTCGACATGTTCCAGCCGGCGCGGGTCGGGCGCGATACCCTGGGAGAGGCGCTCCAGCAGGTTCTCCGCCTCGGCCAGCGCATCTTGGGCTTGGCCCAGCGCGGCGATAGCGGGGGCGGCTTCCTCATTCGGCGGCGGCAGGCGCTCCAGCGCCCGGGCGGCATTGCGCAGCGCGGCGGCGGGGCTGGTGCCGCCGCGGCGGTCGCGCGGCTGCAATTCGGCCAGGGCGGAGGCGACGGCCTCGGCGCGGCGCTCGCCCTGCTGCATGGTCTGGCGCTCCTGCGCCAGCGAGTCTTCCTCGCCCTCTTCCGGGCCGAGGCTGTCCAGTTCATCGACGGCGTGGCGCAGCCATTCCTCGTCGCGCTGCGCGCTGGCGATGGCCTCGCGCGCCGCTTCCAGTTCCCGCTCGGCACCGCGCCAGGCGCGGAAGGCCTCGGAGACCTCGGCACGGGCGGCGTCCAGCCCGCCGAAGGCGTCCAGCAGCCCGGCATGGCTGGCGGGATCGGCGAGGCCGACCTGGTCATGCTGCCCCTGCACCTCGACCAGCAGCGTGGCCAGCCGCCGCAGCAGGCCGACGCCCACGGGGTCGTCATTCACGAAGGCGCGGGAACGGCCATCGGCCTGCACCACACGGCGCAGCACCAGCTCGTCCTCCGCCACGATTCCCTGCTCCGTCAGCAGGGCGAGGGCCGGGTGGCCGGGGGGGAGGTGGAAGCTGGCCATGACGCTGGCCTGGGACTGGCCGGCGCGCACCATACCCGCATCGGCCCGCTGGCCCAGGGCCAGCCCCAGGCTGTCCAGCAGGATGGACTTGCCGGCGCCGGTCTCGCCGGTCAGCACCGTCAGGCCGGCGCCGAGGGCGAGATCCAGCCGTTCGATCAGAACGACATCGCGGATGGCGAGCGAGACCAGCATGCCGCTGGCCTCAGAAGATCCAGTTGAGGCTACGCTTCACGAAGCCGGGGCGGTCGCCCTGCGCCGGCGCGGCGCCCTCCACCAGCAGGGCATAGGAGTCCTGGTACCAGCTGTTGCCGGGATAGTTGTGGCCCAGCACGCTGGCGGTCTTCCGGGCCTCATCCACCAGCCCGAGGGAGAGGTAGATCTCGGTCAGGCGGTGCAGCGCCTCGGGGACATGGTTGGTGGTCTGATACTGATCCACCACGCGGCGGAAGCGCCCGATGGCGGCCTGCGGCAATCCGCGCGCCTGGTAGAAGCGGCCGACCTCCATCTCCTGCCCCGCCAGATGGTCGCGGGCCAGGTCCATCTTCAGCGAGGCGTCACGCGCGTAGGAAGTGTCGGGGAAGCGGTTCACGACTTCCTGCAACTGCGCCAGAGCCAGCTCGGTGCCCTTCTGGTCCCGCTGCGAATCGACGATCTGCTCGTAGTAGCAGAGCGAGCGCAGGTAATAGGCATAGGCGATATCGCGATGCCCGGGATGCAGCTGGATGAAGCGGTTCAGCCCGCCGATGGCCTCGGTGTAGCGGTTCCGCTGGTAGTCGGAATAGGCCGACATCAGCGTGGCGCTGGTGGCCCAGGTGGAATAGGGGTGCTCCCGTTCCACCGTGTCGAAAAGGCCCTGGGCATCGGCGTAGCGCTCCTGCCGCAGGGCATCCATCCCGGCGGCATAGAGGGCATCGGGCGACTCGGCCGAGAGATCGGCGCGGGGTGCCAGGGAATCGTCCTTGCCATTCCACTGCGAGCAGGCGCCAAGCCAGAGCGGCGCGGCCAGCAGCAGGGTGAGGCGAAGGGAGTGGTGGAGACGGGTGCGCATCGCGGTGGCTCTATACCACGCCGCGCGGTGCGGCGACCAGGGGGCGGTCAGGCAGCCACCGTCTCCCGCAGGGCCGGCTGGCTGACCGAAAGGGCCAAGGCATCATTCTGCTCCCAGCGCCAGGCGGCAGGATCAGCCAGCAGGGCGCGCAGCAGGCGGTTGTTCAGCGCGTGGCCGGAACGCTCGCCCCGGAAGCGACCCCGCAGCGGCGCGCCGGCCATGGCCAGGTCACCCACCACGTCCAGCAGCTTGTGCCGCACGAATTCGTCACTGTGGCGGAGCCCGCCGGGGTTCAGCACGGTCGTGCCGTCTACCACCACCGCATTGGACAGGCTGCCGCCCAACGCCAGGCCGGCGGCGCGCAGGCGCTCGATATCCGCGGCCAGGGTGAAGGTGCGGGCATCGGCCAGCAGGGCGCGGAAGGCATTCTCCGTCACCAGGGTCGCCATGGTCTGGCGGCCGATGGCGGTGCCGGCGAAGTCGATGGCCAGCTGGGCCTCCAGGCCCGGGGTGGGGTTGGGGGAAAGCTCGGCCCAGGCCGCGCCGGGACCCTCGCCATCCTGGACCCGGACGGTCTTCAGCACTTCGATCCGGCTGCGGGCTTCCAGGCTCTCCACCGTGCCGGCGCAGTCGATCAGGAAGAGGAATGGCGCGGCCGAGCCGTCCATGATCGGCACTTCCGGCCCATTCAGCTCGATCAAGACGTCGTCGATGCCGCAGGCGGACAGGGCCGCCATCACATGCTCGACCGTGCCGACGCGCACCTCGGGCCGCCCCGGCATCACCAGCGCGGTGCAGAGGCGGGTATCGCCCACCCAGTCATACCGTGCGGGAAGGTCAAGGCCGAGGTCGGTGCGGCGGAAGACGATTCCATGGCCGGAGGGGGCGGGGCGAAGGGTCAGGCTGACGCGCTGGCCGGAGTGAAGGCCGATGCCCACGCAGCCGATCGGCGCCTTCAGCGTCTTCCGCCGCCCGGTCTGAACTGTCAGGGAGCCGTCCATTACTTGCCTCTGATCCTCCGTCGCCCATGGGCAGCCGGTCTGGAATGCTGCGGGCAGCGCCTTAAATGGCACTGCTGCGGCGGTGCGGCGAGTCAAGCCTTGTTACCGCGTATTTCCAGATAAGCCATTGATATGACGCCGTTGGTGCAATGCAAAAAGGCCCCCATGTGGCATGGGGGCCTTTGAGCTTTGTCGCAGTGCGTCGCGGCTTAGTTGCTCTGGCGGCGCAGGAAGGTCGGGATATCCAGGCCGTTCATGTCCTCCGGCTGGGGCTGGGCCGGGGGCTGCGCGGCCGGCTGCGGCGCGGCGGCACGGGGTGCCGGAGCGGGCGGAGTCGTATCGCCCTCGGCGCCGAGGTTGCGGCGCATCAGGCCCGTGGCCTTGCGGAACAGGCTGAAGCCGCTGCTGGTCGACGCCGGCGGCACGGAGCTGGGTGCGGGCGCGGCCACGGGGCGATTCGCCGTCGGGGCGGCGCGCAGCTGCGGATCGGCCTGGCCGGCGATGCTGGCCGGCGTGTCCTCCGGGGAGGGCGCCTCATAGCCATAATGCGCCTGGCTTTCCGCGAAGCCCGCCGGGGCGGCCGGCGGCTGGGCGGAAGCGGTGCTGGGCGCCATGCCGGCCGGGCGGCGCGGCGCGCCCGCCATCGGGCCCACGCGCAGCGGGCCGGCCATCGAGGCCGCGGTCTGCGGCACGGCGGCGCGGGGTGCCACGGGCGCGCCCATCACGCCGCGCGGCTGGCCCTGCTGCGGCATGGCCGTGTTGGACATGGCGTTCGCCGGCCCGGCGCCGCCACCCATGGCCACCAGCTTCGGCCGCTCGGCCTGCTGGTCCTGCACGGCGTCTATGCCGGTGGCGACCACCGAGACACGGATGCGGCCATTCATGTCCTCATCGACCGAGGAGCCGAAGATGATGTTGGCATCCTCGTCCACTTCGCTGCGGATGCGGTTGGCCGCGGCATCCACCTCGAACAGCGTCATGTCGTAGCCGCCGGTGATGTTGATCAGCACGCCCTTGGCGCCGAGCATGGAGGTATCCTCCAGCAGCGGGTTGCTGATCGCGGCTTCGGCCGCCTTCACCGCGCGGTCCTCGCCCTCGCCCTCGCCGGTGCCCATCATCGCCTTGCCCATCTCCGCCATCACGGTGCGGATATCGGCGAAGTCGAGGTTCACCAGGCCGGGGTTGACCATCAGGTCCGTCACGCCGCGCACGCCCATGTAAAGCACGTCGTCGGCCATCTTGAAGGCTTCGGCGAAGGTGGTGCGCTCATTCGCCTTGCGGAAGAGATTCTGGTTCGGGATGACGATCAGCGTGTCCACGTAGGACTGCAGGTCATCCAGGCCGGCTTCCGCCGCGCGGCGGCGCTTCGGGCCTTCGAAGTCGAAGGGCTTCGTCACGACGCCCAGAGTCAGGATGCCACGCTCGCGCGCCATGCGCGCGATGACCGGCGCCGCGCCGGTGCCCGTGCCGCCGCCCATGCCGCAGGTGATGAACACCATGTGCATGCCTTCGAGGTGACGGGCCAGATCCTCCGTCGCCTCCTCTGCCGCGGCGCGGCCGATCTCCGGCTTCGCGCCGGCGCCCAGGCCTTGCGTCAGATGCGGGCCCAGTTGCACGCGGCGTTCAGCGCGGCTGTGCACCAGCGCCTGCGCGTCGGTATTCGCCACCAGGAACTCGACGCCGTCGAGGCCCATGGCGATCATGTTGTTGACGGCGTTGCAGCCCGCGCCGCCAACGCCGACGACGGTGATTCTTGGACTGAAATCCGTGTGC
This genomic window from Roseomonas marmotae contains:
- a CDS encoding ATP-dependent helicase, with product MSDYLTRLNPEQRAAVETIDGPLLVLAGAGTGKTRVLTTRFAHILMTRRAWPSQVLAVTFTNKAAKEMRERVSAILGRPAEGLWLGTFHALCARMLRRNAELVGLTSNFTILDTDDQMRLLKQIMAAENIDAKRWTPQALMGAIQRWKDKGLTPDRIGPADDVDFANGRAQGLYAQYQQRLRAVNACDFGDLLLHVTEILRTHPDVLASYHRMFRYILVDEYQDTNTVQYLWLRLLALRENPADRNICCVGDDDQSIYSWRGAEIENILRFEKDFPGAKIVRLESNYRSTRPILGAAAGLIAQNSGRLGKTLRPGRNDADGEKVRIVSLWDSEEEARMVGERIEQAQRRGHKLSEMAILVRAGFQTRAFEERLITLGVPYRVVGGQKFYERAEIRDAMAYLRVLNQPADDLAFERIVNTPKRGLGDTTIRAMHALARQEGKPLVSAAWRMIETGAIRAKPKAALHDLLEGFARWREALPREGHVVVAATLLDESGYTEMWKQDKSPEAAGRLENLKELIRALGEFETLAGFLEHVALVMENDENAEADRVSLMTLHAAKGLEFDTVFLPGWEEGLFPNQRSLDEGGEKSLEEERRLAYVGITRARKHCIISHAANRQMYGSWSSAVPSRFLDELPDAHVEREGGAGAHRNRMASMPSAFSGQFPLVSRKPRVIEAGGWEVAERPARASAIPVGQRVFHQKFGYGRVVAAEDNKLDVEFEHAGRKRVIDTFVEKA
- a CDS encoding 50S ribosomal protein L11 methyltransferase produces the protein MNQGLTNRRHPQMLETLTLDGLPEHAVPAFESAMQTVCLTVGYFKDDPTDTWRVEAVREVGVGDEELLPALMLAAAISGIEAPELQRAPVEAEGWLARTVEAFPEQEIGGRFLVRPTHVPDRTIYGRIVLKLDAGLAFGSGEHGSTRGCLIGFEGMAYRRPRRILDIGTGSGILAMAAAKQLKRPVLATDIEPWSVRITAENAKMNGLLHLVRAKLADGWRHPAVHGGRYDLVFANILARPLCSMAKDLADHLAPRGTAILAGLLGTQVRMVLAAHRRAGLVLERRIDQGAWSALVLRKRG
- a CDS encoding DUF1127 domain-containing protein, producing MHSNHSAAVEAIRHEAIKERDAKIGQWFRKAFRAILEYPRRRRVMDELSMLSDRELADIGLSRGDIHRVFEMPEELRPSAEIYTLPAARKAENEVYIRTHRIAA
- a CDS encoding aminopeptidase P family protein translates to MPQAPVYSLHLALLRQSLPGLGVDGVLVPRSDEFLGEYVPPSSERIAWLTGFTGSAGMAVVLQDRAAVFTDGRYTTQVAAQTDPALWERRHLIEQPPQEWLAEHAAGLRIGYDPRLHPQSFIDKMTGSGAVLVPLAANPIDDIWRDRPAPPQAPAVPQPLDLAGQSSEEKRAAAAAALRAAGEDAAVLADAHSVAWLLNIRGGDLSYTPLALGSAILHADASVDLFMEPAKLGPETRAYLGNRVTIHPPAALGEVLAGLGGRRVRLDPDLTPVWYAATLQEAGAHLIQGEDPVRLPRACKNPVEQEGARTAHRRDALAMVRFLAWFSAEAPKGGLTEISAAERLLAFRAALPLFRAESFPAISGAGENGAIIHYRAEPGTNRPIRADECYLIDSGAQFTDGTTDVTRTLWTGPGRPPADLVERYTRVLRGHVALSTLRFPQGAAGPHLDAVARRPLWDVGLDYDHGTGHGVGSFLSVHEGPVAFSRAAKPVPLRPGMILSNEPGFYLPGAYGIRIENLLLTRQAQEFPGQAKPFLDFETLTLAPYERRLIDVALLTAEERAWIDAYHARVLAEVGQGLEEEVAEWLARACAPL
- the ligA gene encoding NAD-dependent DNA ligase LigA is translated as MTRRDTLPEQLTEEEAAAELAALAEEIAQADIAYHQNDAPEITDAEYDALRRRNTAIEALFPHLKRADSPSEATPGAAPAAGFAKSRHGTPMLSLDNAFAVADFEEFTRSIRRFLKLSEEEVLRFVAEPKIDGLSVNLTYEKGVFVRGATRGDGTVGEDITRNLETLPDLPRQLPAPFPEQIEIRGEVFMTKADFLAFHAEQTRLAEEREQRRERGEKVGPEIRIPANPRNAAAGSLRQLDPEVTARRPLKLFAYAQGASSTPVAETHWDYLQQLERWGFDVNPLSRRLPDENAAEDFQGELAEKRAGLDYDIDGVVYKLDRLDWQTRLGFVGRTPRWAIAWKFPAERATTELLRIDIQVGRTGALTPRAVMQPVNVGGVMVQHATLHNEDEIARKDVRIGDTVVLQRAGDVIPQIVSVVLEKRPEDSKPFEFPTTCPACGSHAVRPEGEVVRRCTGGLICPAQTVERLKHFVSRNALDIEGLGEENIIALHDAGLVKSPADIFRLHEHAATVRQWEGWGKGGKSSKKLDNLLAAIEARRNPPLERFIFALGIRRIGAQNAKLLARHYHSFANWRARMLAATTIGSEAREELGSIQGIGPAIATELAEFFAEARNRAALDDLASQVTPQDAESIGGSDSPFAGKVVVFTGTLEQSSRDEAEAIADRLGAKVTKSVSKKTDFVVVGADAGSKAKKAAELGVRTLTEAEWRQMALLD